One stretch of Chitinophaga pendula DNA includes these proteins:
- a CDS encoding DUF3644 domain-containing protein: MSRPNILLEKSIASCISAIEIYNKPDFRYREETFSILIINAWELLLKAKIIKDNKNDVKSIYVKLPKQLKNGIKSTKQTVPKKTRSGNPMTIEITRAIELIEKNPHNKITPALKENIISLLEIRDNAIHFKNSESALSKIVLELGTASLKNYLTAIKNWFKRDLSKYNFFLMPMSFFHEHDTIKSFSTRNTSGSAKKIIKYIADKSALYPSKSENDYNLLLKLETKFVKAETEAMLTVKTVAKKEDAENPDQVAEIILTEENISQKYPWRYEDLLGRMKQRYSNFKLNEKFHKFRKPLENNPKFCHRRKLYPNNDKSQVAKFYNPNILSEFDKHYTKKK; encoded by the coding sequence ATGTCAAGACCTAATATTCTTCTTGAGAAATCTATAGCTTCTTGCATTTCTGCAATCGAGATTTATAATAAACCGGATTTCAGATATAGAGAGGAAACATTTTCCATATTAATCATTAACGCTTGGGAATTGCTACTTAAAGCGAAGATTATTAAAGACAATAAAAATGATGTAAAATCGATATATGTCAAGCTCCCAAAGCAACTAAAGAATGGGATAAAGTCCACCAAACAGACTGTTCCCAAGAAAACCAGATCAGGGAATCCAATGACAATAGAAATAACTAGAGCCATTGAACTAATTGAAAAAAATCCACACAACAAAATAACTCCTGCACTGAAAGAAAACATTATTTCATTGTTAGAGATAAGAGATAATGCAATACATTTCAAGAATTCGGAAAGCGCACTCTCCAAAATAGTTCTTGAACTTGGAACAGCCTCACTTAAAAACTATTTGACAGCAATAAAGAATTGGTTTAAGAGAGACTTATCTAAATACAATTTTTTCCTCATGCCAATGTCTTTTTTCCATGAGCATGATACAATAAAAAGCTTTTCTACAAGAAACACTTCTGGTTCCGCAAAAAAAATCATTAAATACATTGCTGATAAATCAGCTCTATATCCTTCAAAATCAGAAAATGATTATAATCTCCTGTTAAAGTTAGAGACAAAATTTGTAAAGGCAGAAACAGAAGCAATGTTAACAGTTAAAACTGTAGCAAAGAAAGAAGATGCAGAAAACCCCGATCAAGTTGCGGAAATAATATTGACAGAGGAAAATATTAGTCAGAAATATCCTTGGAGGTATGAAGACTTATTAGGCAGGATGAAACAACGCTATTCGAATTTTAAACTAAACGAAAAATTCCACAAATTTAGAAAGCCCCTAGAGAATAATCCGAAGTTTTGTCACCGTAGAAAATTATATCCCAACAACGATAAAAGCCAAGTGGCGAAATTTTATAATCCTAATATCCTGAGTGAATTTGACAAGCATTATACAAAGAAAAAATAG
- a CDS encoding ImmA/IrrE family metallo-endopeptidase, with protein sequence MDNLNINELLKSVFSNKVELDIKEQFDKKIEEYNLSKTKALKFLNIDKDVFEEIINGSAKQPNLIHIVKLAEFLERDINEFISVVLRNQSPENIASIESARKATFVLKHFDMKTLAKEGFFHSNDDIDSMVGKVLDFFGFSSIAEYEEQLEEPLYSRVRKRPFSDKMKDFWVKSAYQTFRNISNPNEYDRERLKDLIPKIKPYTENIKDGLLIVCKALYSIGVTVIFQNYLSTTQVRGATFIVNGKPCIVLTDYLKKYPTIWFTLLHELHHVLFDFQEIERNSFHLSGDSDLFLTEEKADSFAREYFMPEDNFHYIKRFINNPYMVSRFARENEIEVSLVYSFFVWYQQELYGKNYHAAFKEFYPDYINAVEKLNPLKWSDVNIKAASEKIKSVLELN encoded by the coding sequence ATGGATAATCTAAATATAAATGAATTGTTGAAGTCTGTCTTTAGTAATAAGGTAGAATTAGACATCAAAGAACAATTTGATAAGAAAATTGAGGAATACAATCTAAGTAAGACCAAAGCGCTCAAATTTCTTAACATAGATAAAGATGTATTTGAAGAAATAATTAATGGTTCTGCGAAACAGCCAAATCTTATCCATATAGTCAAACTTGCAGAATTTTTAGAGCGAGATATTAATGAATTTATTTCAGTTGTGCTGCGGAATCAAAGCCCGGAAAACATTGCATCTATAGAGTCTGCGAGAAAGGCAACTTTTGTTCTGAAGCATTTTGATATGAAGACGTTGGCAAAAGAAGGCTTTTTTCATTCAAATGATGATATAGACTCAATGGTTGGAAAGGTCTTAGACTTTTTCGGATTCAGCTCTATTGCAGAATATGAAGAACAATTGGAGGAACCCCTCTATAGCAGAGTGCGAAAGAGGCCCTTTTCTGATAAAATGAAAGATTTTTGGGTAAAGTCTGCCTATCAGACATTTCGCAATATTAGTAACCCAAATGAATATGATCGGGAGAGATTGAAAGATTTAATTCCTAAAATTAAGCCCTATACAGAGAATATTAAAGATGGTTTACTGATTGTCTGCAAGGCACTTTACAGCATTGGTGTAACCGTAATATTTCAGAATTATCTTTCTACGACCCAGGTTAGAGGAGCAACTTTTATTGTCAATGGAAAGCCCTGTATTGTTTTAACAGATTATCTTAAGAAATATCCAACCATATGGTTCACTTTACTGCATGAGCTCCATCATGTATTGTTCGACTTTCAGGAAATTGAAAGGAATAGTTTTCACCTTTCTGGTGATTCCGATCTTTTTTTGACTGAGGAAAAAGCTGATTCTTTCGCTAGGGAATATTTTATGCCCGAAGATAATTTTCATTATATAAAGAGGTTTATTAATAATCCATATATGGTCAGCCGCTTTGCGCGCGAAAACGAAATTGAGGTTTCTTTAGTCTACTCATTTTTTGTCTGGTATCAACAAGAGCTGTATGGTAAAAATTATCATGCTGCTTTTAAAGAGTTTTACCCAGATTATATTAATGCCGTTGAAAAGCTAAATCCATTAAAATGGAGTGATGTGAATATAAAGGCGGCAAGTGAGAAAATAAAAAGTGTATTGGAATTGAATTAG
- a CDS encoding helix-turn-helix domain-containing protein, translating into MERRESNVQTAAPILFPIEPEQFWQMLRVLVREEVSQLEKRPVRTPAYDTPGLTYKPLYKIGEVCQLFQVTKPTIYDWIKHGKLKPYKIRSRVYFL; encoded by the coding sequence ATGGAAAGGAGAGAAAGCAATGTGCAGACGGCAGCGCCAATACTGTTCCCGATTGAGCCGGAACAGTTTTGGCAAATGCTGCGTGTATTGGTACGTGAAGAAGTTAGCCAACTGGAAAAACGGCCGGTACGTACCCCGGCATATGATACCCCCGGCCTCACCTATAAACCCCTCTACAAAATCGGTGAGGTCTGTCAACTATTTCAGGTTACTAAGCCTACTATTTACGATTGGATAAAACACGGCAAACTAAAGCCGTACAAAATCCGGTCGAGGGTCTATTTTCTTTAG
- a CDS encoding plasmid mobilization protein, which yields MEQTQEKKKGKGGRPTKAVRKEIRTGVRFTKAEYFIVKEKAIKARMRYTGYIRQMALFGDVIARLNDEERAYIKQLIGMANNINQVSKQAHKEGMLSAMLLFESYRQQIDNLLNWLKRDK from the coding sequence ATGGAACAGACACAGGAAAAGAAGAAAGGCAAAGGCGGCAGACCCACCAAAGCCGTGAGGAAGGAAATACGTACAGGCGTGAGGTTTACCAAAGCCGAGTATTTTATCGTTAAGGAGAAGGCCATTAAAGCCCGTATGCGTTACACTGGCTATATCCGTCAGATGGCTTTGTTTGGAGACGTTATAGCCCGTTTAAATGACGAAGAACGGGCATATATCAAACAGTTGATAGGAATGGCCAATAATATCAATCAGGTATCAAAACAGGCCCACAAAGAGGGGATGTTGAGCGCGATGCTACTTTTTGAAAGTTACCGTCAGCAGATTGATAACCTTTTAAACTGGTTAAAGCGTGATAAGTAA
- a CDS encoding relaxase/mobilization nuclease domain-containing protein, which yields MISKVITGKSFYGCCRYICADEQRAEILEAEGVREYSYWYMGHDFEVNRQQLPDKRKAVFHGILSFYPGEQLTNESMAQIAREYLEKIGITDTQYVITKHTDTNHLHLHIVANLVNNKGQSISDSWIGLRGKKAAQQLTQKYQLIPAIEKKIALTNLQALNNEEQARYEIFQAIESALHHCKILPALEKELTKKGIDIQYKYKGDTQQLQGISFKKGLYAFKGSSIDRKYSITGLQKAMQQQMAQEQKPQNRRGLRL from the coding sequence GTGATAAGTAAAGTAATAACCGGTAAATCCTTTTATGGCTGCTGTCGCTATATCTGCGCCGATGAACAGCGGGCGGAAATACTGGAAGCGGAAGGGGTGAGAGAATACAGCTACTGGTATATGGGGCATGACTTTGAAGTGAACCGGCAGCAGTTACCGGATAAACGAAAAGCTGTTTTTCATGGCATCCTTAGTTTTTATCCTGGTGAGCAGTTAACCAATGAATCGATGGCACAGATTGCGCGGGAGTATCTTGAAAAAATAGGCATCACAGACACCCAATATGTGATAACCAAACATACAGATACCAACCACCTGCACTTGCACATTGTCGCTAATTTGGTTAATAACAAAGGGCAGTCGATCAGCGATAGTTGGATAGGCTTGCGTGGGAAGAAGGCCGCGCAACAGCTTACACAGAAGTATCAGTTAATTCCTGCTATTGAAAAGAAAATAGCCCTTACCAACTTACAAGCCCTTAACAATGAAGAGCAGGCCCGTTATGAAATATTTCAGGCCATCGAATCAGCATTGCACCACTGTAAAATCTTGCCAGCACTGGAAAAGGAGCTGACGAAAAAAGGAATAGATATACAGTATAAGTACAAAGGAGATACGCAGCAACTACAGGGGATTAGTTTCAAAAAAGGCTTGTATGCCTTTAAGGGTAGCAGCATCGACCGGAAGTACTCTATAACAGGGCTACAGAAGGCAATGCAGCAGCAGATGGCACAGGAACAGAAACCGCAAAACAGGCGTGGATTGCGGTTGTAA
- a CDS encoding helix-turn-helix transcriptional regulator, whose translation MNKNIHEGRNIKRFREMLNITQEAMAADLGDDWTQKKISLLEGKEKVEPEIIDQVAKVLKVPAEAIKNFSEEAANNYFNTFNDSSVNSGTVGCTNYNCTFNPLDKFVEVVEENKKLYERLLQVERDKVEMMEKLLNEKKGGK comes from the coding sequence ATGAACAAAAACATCCATGAAGGCCGGAATATCAAGCGATTCCGGGAAATGTTGAACATAACCCAAGAGGCAATGGCGGCTGATCTAGGTGACGATTGGACGCAAAAGAAAATTTCCTTGCTTGAAGGGAAAGAGAAAGTAGAACCTGAAATCATTGATCAGGTTGCAAAGGTGTTGAAAGTGCCAGCCGAAGCCATAAAAAATTTTAGTGAAGAAGCTGCCAATAACTATTTCAATACCTTTAATGATAGTAGTGTCAACAGCGGCACTGTTGGTTGTACAAATTACAATTGTACGTTCAACCCTTTGGATAAATTTGTAGAGGTGGTTGAGGAAAACAAAAAACTGTATGAGCGTTTATTGCAGGTGGAGCGCGACAAAGTGGAAATGATGGAGAAGCTGTTGAATGAGAAGAAGGGCGGAAAATAA
- a CDS encoding site-specific integrase, whose amino-acid sequence MLLPIKLICPKGKMRKDGTCIVFIQYCGDKTILLNTEIAIPPKCWNRKFHRITADLPATYGAADDLNGQLAALLRKATDIITHAVKKKVLDISAFAKKTFHPAFDTATLEEKAKQAAALNPKTNLELIFQIEDYIKCKRDKVSKGMLNVYKNMKDHMAAFQEYRKAPITFDSFDFNLYESLVNYLTYDYVQRRKSEIINGKREQIKGLKTSTVGKTIKQLRIFLRDRMRRKIISPIDLSDFKILDEEADAVYLTWAEIAQIYQIDLSEQPHLAKYRDLFVLGCLTGLRFSDFSSIQPEDVRKGSLYKKQEKSDHWVVIPLRDAAEEILIRRFNRQIPIVSNPEFNRHIKEVAQLAGICELIKFSHKKGNKDIVQVKPKYAWITSHTCRRSFCTNEFLAGTPVELIMKISGHKSLRDFYKYIRITPEEASRKIREIWEKRGDIGISATALQNVG is encoded by the coding sequence ATGCTGTTACCAATCAAACTAATCTGCCCAAAGGGCAAAATGCGCAAAGATGGCACCTGTATCGTTTTTATCCAGTATTGCGGGGATAAAACCATTCTCCTGAATACAGAAATAGCCATTCCCCCCAAATGCTGGAACCGGAAGTTTCACCGTATTACCGCCGATCTCCCCGCAACATATGGGGCCGCTGACGATCTAAACGGCCAACTGGCAGCCCTACTACGAAAAGCAACCGATATTATTACTCATGCGGTGAAAAAGAAAGTACTGGATATATCTGCCTTTGCAAAGAAGACCTTTCACCCGGCCTTTGATACAGCCACGTTGGAAGAAAAGGCCAAACAGGCCGCGGCCCTTAACCCCAAAACAAATTTAGAGCTGATATTTCAGATTGAAGATTATATCAAATGTAAGCGGGATAAGGTTTCTAAGGGTATGCTAAACGTCTACAAAAACATGAAAGATCATATGGCAGCCTTTCAGGAATACAGGAAAGCTCCTATTACATTTGATTCTTTTGATTTTAATCTCTATGAAAGCCTTGTTAACTACCTCACTTATGACTATGTACAGCGCCGTAAATCGGAAATAATTAACGGCAAAAGAGAGCAGATTAAAGGGCTTAAAACCTCTACAGTTGGCAAAACCATCAAACAGCTACGTATATTCCTGCGGGATAGGATGCGCCGTAAAATCATCTCCCCGATTGATTTATCGGACTTTAAAATACTGGATGAAGAAGCGGACGCCGTGTATCTGACATGGGCGGAAATCGCCCAAATATATCAAATCGACCTTTCCGAACAACCGCACCTGGCTAAATACCGGGATTTGTTTGTCCTCGGCTGTCTGACTGGTTTAAGGTTTTCCGATTTTTCCTCTATACAACCGGAGGACGTGCGGAAAGGGTCACTATATAAGAAACAGGAAAAATCTGATCATTGGGTTGTTATACCGTTAAGAGATGCAGCAGAAGAAATACTGATCAGGCGCTTTAACCGCCAGATCCCCATTGTAAGCAATCCTGAATTTAACCGCCATATCAAAGAGGTGGCCCAACTGGCGGGCATTTGTGAGTTAATAAAGTTCTCCCACAAAAAAGGTAATAAGGATATAGTACAGGTAAAGCCCAAATATGCGTGGATTACCTCTCACACCTGCCGCCGCTCATTCTGCACCAATGAATTTCTGGCGGGAACTCCTGTCGAGCTTATAATGAAGATCAGCGGCCATAAAAGCCTGCGTGATTTTTACAAGTATATCAGGATCACCCCTGAAGAAGCAAGCCGGAAGATCCGGGAAATATGGGAAAAAAGAGGCGATATAGGCATATCTGCTACAGCCTTGCAAAATGTCGGGTAA
- a CDS encoding 5-carboxymethyl-2-hydroxymuconate Delta-isomerase, producing MPHFVIECSSNVLAQQPAAIIMDTVYAAAESTGLFAPNDIKVRIRCYDDYKLGDEKDSFLHIYASIMEGRTTAQKAALSDIVIQKLAPLLADISFLSMNVWEFEQATYSNKSLINPLNTDRNRHF from the coding sequence ATGCCTCACTTTGTAATAGAATGTTCCAGTAATGTCTTGGCTCAGCAGCCGGCAGCTATTATTATGGATACTGTATACGCTGCTGCTGAATCCACCGGATTGTTTGCCCCCAATGACATTAAAGTCCGGATCAGGTGTTATGATGACTATAAATTAGGCGATGAAAAGGATAGCTTCCTGCACATTTATGCAAGTATTATGGAAGGTAGAACGACTGCCCAGAAAGCAGCACTTTCCGACATCGTTATACAAAAGCTGGCGCCGCTATTGGCTGATATTTCATTTCTATCCATGAACGTATGGGAGTTTGAACAGGCTACTTACAGTAATAAATCATTGATCAATCCTCTTAATACAGACAGGAACAGACATTTTTGA
- a CDS encoding acyltransferase family protein has translation MNSNSLSPKPHYPILDGLRGVAAIIVVTFHLTEPLGTGHLDILVNHGYLAVDFFFLLSGFVIGYAYDDRWDKMTIGTFFKRRIERLQPMVVLGMTLGAIGFYFTDSTIWPLIHTVPLWKMLLVLIIGYTILPVPLSLDIRGWEEMHPLNSVGWSLFFEYIANILYAIGVRKCSKTVLTILVLIAAAALAHLAITSPNGDVSGGWTLNAEQVRVGITRTMYPFFAGLLLSRIAKPIRIKQAFLWCSLLVALVLYMPRIGGVEHLWMNGLYESVCIIVVFPLIVYLGASGVVVTKMEQRICKFLGDISYPLYLVHYPLVYFYVAWISNHKGVTFAEIWPYALLILTGSVMLAYASLKWYDEPVRKWLSKKLG, from the coding sequence ATGAATAGTAATAGTCTTTCCCCAAAGCCGCATTATCCCATATTGGACGGGTTACGTGGTGTCGCGGCGATTATCGTTGTGACCTTTCACCTGACAGAGCCATTAGGGACCGGGCACCTGGATATCCTGGTCAATCATGGTTACCTGGCTGTTGACTTTTTCTTTCTGTTGTCCGGCTTTGTGATCGGTTATGCTTATGATGACCGCTGGGATAAAATGACGATAGGCACTTTCTTCAAGCGCCGCATCGAACGGCTTCAACCCATGGTGGTGTTAGGGATGACACTGGGAGCCATCGGTTTTTATTTTACAGATTCGACGATATGGCCTCTCATCCACACTGTGCCGCTGTGGAAAATGCTGCTGGTGCTGATTATCGGGTATACTATTTTACCTGTTCCCTTATCGCTGGACATAAGAGGGTGGGAGGAGATGCACCCGCTTAATAGTGTCGGTTGGTCATTATTCTTTGAATACATTGCCAATATACTATACGCCATCGGGGTTCGGAAGTGTTCAAAGACCGTATTGACTATTTTGGTGTTAATCGCTGCTGCGGCGCTTGCTCATTTGGCCATTACCAGTCCTAACGGAGATGTCAGCGGAGGTTGGACACTTAATGCGGAACAAGTACGCGTTGGTATCACCCGGACGATGTATCCTTTCTTTGCTGGTCTGCTGCTTTCACGTATAGCTAAACCCATCCGTATCAAACAAGCCTTTTTGTGGTGCAGCCTGTTGGTCGCCCTCGTCTTATATATGCCCCGTATAGGCGGTGTGGAGCATCTTTGGATGAATGGCCTATATGAATCGGTATGTATAATCGTGGTCTTCCCGCTGATTGTTTACCTGGGTGCCAGTGGCGTGGTAGTTACTAAGATGGAACAAAGGATATGCAAATTCTTAGGGGATATTTCTTATCCGCTTTACCTCGTACATTATCCGCTGGTATATTTTTACGTTGCCTGGATCAGTAACCACAAGGGAGTGACCTTCGCGGAGATCTGGCCTTATGCCCTATTGATCCTAACAGGTAGTGTTATGCTCGCGTATGCAAGTTTGAAGTGGTATGATGAGCCGGTTCGCAAATGGCTGAGTAAAAAGCTAGGATAA
- a CDS encoding tyrosine-protein phosphatase: MKKAVLGVILFIPLLSFAQLADSVRRVVRLQGTVNFRDAGGYQTADGRQVTWDRVYRSADISHLTDEDLEILKQRHIASVIDFRGVRESAVAPDRLPAGVRYLLCPAGSDSLPDPAQMAALIKQGQFMEQFYSNIKPLGARYRPLFQQLLAMPEREAVLFHCTGGRDRTGMANALFLYALGVPLTTIEADFTASNTYLQPMYGKMFKGMSQATGLDTDTIRQALELRPEWLQRMFAAIKLQYGSIERFFALELGVGPDEIALLRKKYTH; the protein is encoded by the coding sequence ATGAAAAAAGCGGTATTAGGTGTTATACTGTTTATCCCTTTATTATCATTTGCACAGCTGGCAGATAGTGTACGCAGGGTAGTGCGGCTGCAGGGGACTGTTAATTTCCGGGATGCGGGCGGCTATCAGACTGCTGATGGCCGGCAGGTAACGTGGGATAGAGTATACCGTTCGGCGGATATCAGTCATCTGACGGATGAAGACCTGGAGATATTAAAGCAGCGGCATATTGCCAGTGTGATCGATTTCAGGGGCGTAAGAGAGTCGGCGGTGGCTCCGGACCGGCTGCCTGCGGGCGTACGTTACCTGTTATGCCCGGCGGGTAGCGACAGTTTACCTGATCCTGCGCAGATGGCGGCCTTGATAAAACAAGGGCAATTTATGGAGCAGTTCTATAGCAACATTAAGCCCTTAGGGGCGAGGTACCGGCCGCTGTTCCAGCAGCTATTGGCGATGCCGGAGCGGGAAGCGGTATTGTTCCATTGCACGGGCGGACGTGACCGCACCGGCATGGCCAATGCTTTGTTCCTATATGCACTGGGAGTGCCGCTTACTACTATTGAAGCGGATTTCACTGCCAGCAATACCTATTTACAACCGATGTATGGAAAAATGTTCAAGGGGATGTCGCAGGCTACCGGGTTAGATACCGATACGATCCGCCAGGCACTGGAACTAAGACCTGAATGGTTGCAGCGTATGTTTGCGGCTATCAAACTACAATACGGGAGCATCGAACGGTTCTTTGCACTTGAACTGGGAGTAGGTCCGGATGAAATAGCGCTATTACGGAAGAAATATACTCACTAG
- a CDS encoding RNA ligase family protein, whose amino-acid sequence MTSKHAEYEKMPKRLKGLNLSEKDQHHLNKLKWVVTEKVHGANFSFVYEDRRLLYAKRKEYLSWQDDFFGFQVVAAQLEDRLIRLFEQLHHDIPGQRYIIYGELFGGAYPHPDVVPDPYVQAIQTGVYYSPAVRFCAFDIAVEWAGIKQYIDYDKALSYFERFDIFYAKVLFSGKWNEALQFDTRIDSMIPGHFGLPVLNPNLIEGIVVKPLSHSGLPAPAVRPIIKIKNPEFDEEKKFHEAEKWSFIPDVISLSEELSFLVEEMSNYITDNRLNSVLSKIGRLDEANEKRMSEIKAEFLEDVYVDFNLDNNDILGELEERNLQWVRDRIAARIEAFITSGNG is encoded by the coding sequence ATGACGAGTAAGCATGCCGAGTATGAGAAAATGCCTAAGCGCCTGAAAGGGCTTAATTTATCGGAGAAAGACCAGCATCATCTGAACAAATTGAAGTGGGTGGTTACAGAGAAAGTACATGGAGCTAACTTCAGCTTCGTATACGAAGACCGTCGCTTGTTATATGCCAAACGTAAAGAATATCTGAGCTGGCAGGATGATTTTTTCGGTTTCCAGGTGGTGGCAGCTCAGTTGGAAGATCGGTTGATCCGCCTGTTTGAGCAACTGCACCACGATATCCCTGGCCAGCGATATATCATATACGGAGAGCTTTTTGGAGGAGCTTACCCGCATCCGGATGTAGTCCCAGACCCGTATGTACAGGCTATTCAGACGGGTGTTTACTATAGCCCGGCTGTCCGTTTTTGTGCTTTCGATATTGCTGTGGAGTGGGCAGGGATAAAGCAGTATATTGATTACGATAAGGCGTTATCCTATTTTGAGCGCTTCGATATCTTTTATGCGAAGGTGCTATTTTCGGGAAAATGGAATGAAGCGTTACAGTTCGATACCAGAATTGATTCCATGATCCCCGGGCATTTCGGCCTGCCGGTACTTAACCCTAATCTCATCGAGGGTATTGTCGTGAAACCCCTGAGTCATTCGGGCTTGCCTGCTCCGGCAGTACGGCCAATTATCAAGATCAAGAACCCGGAGTTCGATGAGGAAAAGAAATTCCATGAAGCGGAGAAATGGTCCTTTATACCGGATGTTATTTCATTGTCGGAGGAGTTATCGTTCCTGGTAGAAGAAATGAGTAATTATATTACTGATAACCGGCTAAACAGTGTATTGTCGAAGATCGGGCGACTGGACGAGGCCAATGAAAAGCGGATGTCGGAGATAAAAGCCGAATTCCTGGAAGATGTATATGTAGACTTTAACCTTGATAATAATGATATCCTGGGTGAGTTGGAAGAGCGGAACCTGCAGTGGGTGAGAGACCGGATAGCGGCGCGTATTGAGGCGTTTATTACTAGTGGTAATGGTTAG